TAGCTGATTTTTTCCTACTCGATGGAAACCTTGCGCCCATTCCCAATGGTCGACTACAGAAACATTGACTTCCAAAAATGGCATTAGACGCCGGATTTTTCTGGGTATTTTTTTTGCCAGCTTTTCGTAAAGCAACGCCGCAGGGCCAATTCCAGGAATCACGATTTGGCCGCCGTGAGTATGACCAGATAATTGTAAATCGACTCGCCATGCTTGTAATATCTCGGCCGTATCTGGATTGTGGGATAAAACGATGCAGGGTGTGTCGGGGTTTAGTTGGTTCATAACTGGTGCAGGGTGAAATTCCCGTGACCAACTATCTGCCAGTCCAACAAGTGGCAATTCTTTTCCTAGTGGATAGGCAATTTCGTTCCAAAGGACGTGAATACCAATGCTAGTGAGGGCTTTTGTAACTTCTGCTTGGGCTTGTTTGTGATATATATCGTGATTGCCAAGGATAGCGTAGATACCATTGCGACTTTGCAGATGTTTGAGTCGAAGTATCAGTTTATGAATCGGTGTCGGATCGTCAGTTACATAGTCACCAGTTAATAAAATTAAATCTGGTTCAGCTTCGTTAGTAACTGCGATCGCTTTTTCTAGCATATCCTCCGACAACCGCAAACCATCGTAGTGAAAATCTGATAATTGCACTACCTTCTTACCCTGTAACGATGCAGGCAACCCTGCAATGTTAACCGTCAATTTTTCTGTACTCAACGGCCCAGATAACAACCAGTGCATAAGACGTTTAATAAACTTCAATCATAGCGCTTACAGCTTAACTAAACATTGTCGGTTTGTGTGCAGCGACCAATGCAACTTATTGAAAATTTTATGAAAGCTCTAGGTTATAGCGTATTTATACTTACTCAAATCTAACATAACTTTGCTGTCAATTTATGTCGAGTACACTATCTTTCTTTGACAGAGAGGGTATATGGATTCAACCCTGAGATTATGAATAAAAATAATTGATATTACGTATATCAATCAACTCTAGGGTTAGAGTTTGTTTTTGTATAGTATACTGTATTACACAGTACCAGATTGAGCAAAAACACTTAAAGCTGTTTATGTCATCACTATTAGAGCCACAGTTCATCCAGGATTTTACCCACTTTGAGCAGCATGTAGCAAAACTGATTCATAAAGCAGATTGGACAGTTGAAACTGCAAAGACCAATCAACCTGGCTATGATTTAGTGGTCAAAAAAGGAAATCTAATTGGTGCTGTTCAGGTTAAATGGCTAAAAGGTAACGTAACAACACCGCAGCTTTTAAAATTTGCTGACTTTTTAGATTCTGAGGAAGGCAAAAAATTTAATTTTGGTTGGTTCATAACCACAAAAGGATTTAGCGGACCAGCATTGGCATTAATGAGAACCTGGGGTAAAGATACTAAAATTCGCTGTGGTATTGCCCATGAAAATAAGCTGGTTGGGATTGATGGTGATTCCGTCATTGGTGGCAGAGATAATCCTGAACCTCATGAAGAAACTAAACCAAAAAAAGTTTATTTTGGAGTTTTTACCTGTAAAGGTGGAGTAGGAAAAACAACTGTAGCAGGGCATTTAGCGGGAGCATTAGCACTGCAAGGGTTTAATGTGGCACTTGTGGACTTAGACCCAGAACAAAATCTACAAAAATTAGTAGGTGATGGTGTTTTTGTTCCCAATCCTAAAGGGGTAGGTACAACTATTCAAGTGTTTGATGGAAATGATTGGGATGAAGATGCTGCTCGTGACTGTCAAATAATAATTTGCGATTGCTCACCAGCACTAGAGCGTAATCCCCCAGAGCTAGTTAAGCGATTAGATTATTGTATTATTCCAACAACCTTCAATCCACTAGGAATAAGCAAGCATGGTAAAGTTATTCAATCAACTGTTAGAGAGATCCGTGAAATTAATAATGAAGCTCATTTATTTGTGCTAGTTAACAATTTTAAAGATCCTGGCATTAAGCGTTTAAGACTTTTACAAGAAGTCTACTCTAATGCTTATAAAGAAATTAGTAAAAGAGATAATAAATTTCATTGTATAGATCCAGAAGAAGTTTGTATTCGGGCTAGCGACTTACTTTATTATTGGGGTATACATATACTCGAAAACCCAGAAAATCCTGCCAGTAGATTAGCGTTTGATCTGGTTGGCGGAAGATGTTACCCACGTGAAGATTTTATCAACTTAGCAGATTACATTGAAAGAAAAGCTGGCATAGGTGTGCTTAGAGCTAATTAAGACTTTGAAGAAAATTATATAAATAAGTAGACACAATTAAATATAATTTGCGATGATTGCTTGTCTTCTCTACGAGAGGCTGCGCCCTAAGCGAAGCTATGCCGTAGCCTTTACGAGACGCTCCGCGAACACTTCGTACCCTGCGGGAAGGCTTACGCCAACGCAATGACAAACTATCTTATAGTTATTTAGATCCACCTACTTACTTAGCGATCGCTAATCTTCCGATAAAATTTTTAGTAATGCCTGTGCAGAAACAAAAATCTCTTTCTAGGATGACGGCGTAGAGAGAGAAAAACAAAAAATAACGCCTACCTATCTTAGGGTGGCGCTATTTTTTAATTTAATTCACAGTTAAAAATAGTTAAATGAATTTGCTAAATGTTCGTTGCTGATTGCCCGCAATTTTATATTTATACAGCACTGCGGTTGGTTAACAAGTTCCACAAGAAAACTGCGACAATTGCACCAAGAACTGCTACCGCGACACCTGGAATACTAAATGTAGGTGCTGCTAAAGCTAAGGTTCCCGTACTGAAGAATATACCTAAACTACCGCCAACAAAAGCACCGATGATTCCTAACAATATGGTTCCGAGAATTCCGCCGCCTTGATGACCAGGGTAGATAGCTTTTGCGATCGCACCAGCAATTAGACCTAAAACAATCCAAGCAAGAATATTCATTGTTATTAGTTGGGTAAACGTTTTTGACTTACAAATACATATTAACTATTTTCATTTTTCGCTCAATCTATCATCAGAATTAATTATGAATATCCATAAGGAATAGTTTAATGGCTATTGAGTTTTTTGATACATAATCCCACTGAGGTAGATAGTCAATTAAAAAAAAGCTCCTAGTAGGTCTTTAACTAGGGGCTTATCAAACTATTGCTTGGTAATTGCAGTATATGCATTTTTAATTAGCTCTCTCCTCTACTAGAAGAATTAAGCTGAGTTTTTAGAGACTGTCTCTAAAGTAATGTAAAGGAAGCGGAATAGGCGATTGAGACGACGGGTAACTTCATGTCTAACTTTTAATTTTGATTGCTTATGCCATTATTGCTGCCGATGATTCGATGGCTGACAAATGGCAACAGTCTGCGGTAAGACCAATGCATACTTAGAAAAATCAGACTTACCAAGGTTAGCAGCATGACGCTCAGAATCGTTGTATATGCCTTAATGTGCCACCAAAATCTATTTGCACCTAATTGCACAAACTTCCACAAGCTGGCTATATCAACGCTTTCGGTATCGTGAATAGTGATTGGTAAGGATGCTGCTGTGCTTTGTTGTGCAATTGTCATTTTAATTACTCCTTTAGACCCAAACTCTGAGGTATTTAACTTTAAATACGGCAAGTCGATAGATTTACTGTTATTTGTATCTAATATCTCATAGCTTGATGCAAGAAGCAAGTTTTAAGGGAATGGGGTATGGGGCATTGGGTATTAGTATTGAAAATTAGGTATTTACTAAAAGTAGTACCATTTTGAATTTTAGATTTTAGATTTTGGATTGGGAATCGCTTTCTGTGTCTGGGCTTTGTGAAACCATCTATTGCAATCATTTTTCAAATTGGTATAAAAACTATTTTCTAGTCCCCAGTCCCCAATCCCCAATCTCCAGTCCCCAATCCCCAGTCAAAATGCCTAATCAAATTTGGTTATCACAGTTGCAAAAACACAGAGCGATCGCAGTCATCCGCGCCCCTAAAATCGAAGTGGGAGAGCAAATGGCAATGGCTGTAGCCTCTGGGGGAATGCAGCTAATTGAAGTTACCTGGAATAGCGATCGCGCTGGGGAATTAATCAGTCAACTACGTTTGGAATTACCAGCCTGTATCATTGGCACTGGTACACTATTCAATGTGCAGCAGCTACAAGATGCGATCGCATCTGGGGCGCAATTCCTCTTCACACCCCACATCGATCCGGCAATGATTCAAGCAGCACAAGAAAAAAATGTGCCTATTATACCAGGAGCGTTAACCCCTACAGAAATTGTTACCGCCTGGAGTCAGGGGGCTAGTTGTGTAAAAGTGTTTCCTGTGCAAGCAGTAGGAGGGGCTGATTATATCAAAAGTTTGCAAGGGCCACTAGGTCAGATTCCTTTAATTCCGACTGGCGGCGTGACTCTCGAAAATGCCAAAGAATTTTTGCAAGCCGGAGCGATCGCTGTTGGTTTGAGCGGTGAATTATTTCCCAAAAAGCTTGTCATGGAAGGAAATTGGCAAGCGATCGCAACTCAGGCAAAAAACCTTATGCGACAGTTGGGTTAACTTAGAATCAAATCATCAAAATTTCACGTCTATTAAAGTAATAGATAGGGAAATAAAAGTGAAACCTGATAAGTTTCTCAAGACCCCATGATTTGAGTGTGAGTGTATCTAAAATGAAAAGACTGATTTATTCCGACTGGGTGCGTCGCTTACAAATACTCCTCACTGGTACAGCACTGTCCTTAAGTGTTTTTACTACTACTGGAACGAGTGAAGTTTGGGCGAATTCCAAAGATCAAGTGATTGCACAAACAATCCAGACATTACAACAATCGGATCAGCGCTGGATTCAAATTAATCTTTCAAAGCAACGATTAATAGCTTGGGAAGGTGACAAAGTAGTTTATGGAAGTGCTATTTCTTCTGGTAAAAAAGCTACTCCTACTCTTGTTGGTACTTTTAAGATTCAATCCAAGTTTAAAACTACGCGGATGCAGGGAGAAAACTATGATGTTCCCAACGTTCCTTATGCGATGTTTTATCAGGGTAATTACGCTATTCACGGAGCTTACTGGCATAAGAGATTTGGTACTCCAGTGAGCCACGGCTGTGTAAATATCGCACCTAAACATGCAAAATGGCTATTTCAGTGGGCATCAGTAGGTACACCAATAGTCATCCAGAAATAGTAGGTGAAGTAGCCAGAAGGCAATTTAGCTAAAATCATAAATAACAAAAAGTCAAGACAATTAAGTGATTCCCAGCAAGATTTTATGCTGGGAATCTTCGGAGTCGGAATTACTGAACTTGAAATAAAATAAAGAAGAGGGTATTCAACGATTTACCCAAAAAAATAAGCGTAAATCCTGACAATTTCTCTGCGAAATTAAGAATGCAAATATGAATTAGGGAAAACTTTGCATTTAGGTATTTAAATGACAGATTTTTTGTAAAGGTTGTCATTAGTCATTAGTCATTGGTCATCATGTAAGGGACTTCCAAATAAAAAATATTCAATTAACTTTTGTGGGGTGGGCAACATACATGAGCGCCCAGTTGATATGGCTCTCATGTCGCCCACCCCACAATATTGGATAATTTATTTCTTGGAGTTCCCTAACCAAGAATAAATGACAAATGACAAATAAAAGATGAATTGCGTAAATCCTCCACAGAAAGTGAGTAGTCGCTCTGGAAATTTGTCATGTTCCAGAAAATTACTTGACTTCATGATTTTTGCGTAGTTTAGAAGATGAGACGTAATGCAAACTTGGATTCGTAGTGGTGGGATTCGTTCTTCTGGAACTTTTTTTACAGGCGTGGCGCTGATAATGGTGACTTTATTCTCTTGGTCATCACCGTTAACAGGTACACCAAACTCGACTACAGCAACAGCCACGTCAGTCGATCAAAACAGCACTAATAATATTAACCGCTGGATTGAAATTGACTTGTCAGAGCAACGTTTACGTGCATGGGAAGGTAATAAACTTGTTCATTCATACCGCATTTCTGGAGGTAAGCGATCGACTCCCACACCCATAGGTAGATTTCGGATTAATTCTAAGTATCGTACTCATCGGATGCGAGGCAGAGACTATAATATTCCTGATGTTCCTTACACAATGTATTTCTACAGAGGGTATGCCATCCACGGCGCTTACTGGCATAAGCGTTTTGGAACTCCAGTCAGCCACGGTTGCGTAAATTTACCTGTTAAGCAAGCTCGTGATCTTTACAACTGGTCTAGCTATGGAACTTTAGTAGTGGTGCATAAATAATTCGTAATTCGTAATTAAGAGTTGCAATTATGAATTATTGTAATGATGAATTGATCATTACAATAATTCTAATCTTGATGTGTGGACAGGTGCGTTTATGGAGTGAACGTACCTGTAAACATATACTGGTAGACTAAAAATACATTTTCAAGGGAATTCAGGAGCTATGAGCCAATACGGTTCAGTTAAGGCTGAAAGTCGTGTAAATTAAGCATTGTCCCAAGAACGAAAATGAGGGTGTGGTGCATCTCAAAGATTTCTCATTGATGTCTCTAGAGATACAAAGTGGTGACGTACTAAAAGCGATCGCTTAGGCTTCTCTTTGCATCTACACTTGCTAAACTAATTTCAAATCTTGAATAAAAGCAGCGAAAAAACAACCATAGAATTATGGCTCAAATCTTAGTTGAAACCTATATTCCGCTCATCGGACAGTGGAGAAATAATTATATGGAGCTAACTGGGTCAATTTTATGGAAAACTCTTATGAATTAGTCGCTGAATTATTGATACTAAATCCTAATAAGCGTAAGTACTACCAGCAAGGAGAGAGGGCTATGAGGCTTATCCTATCTGCATCCTAGCCCTTTTTGTAGCCCCGCAAGTACCTATAGTTCCTGTGTCGCAAGGTTTTCAGCGATTTTTCTCGCTATTTCCCGACAGGTCTATTGAGTATCCGCTTACGATCGCTAGAGCAAATGCATCTAAAGCACAATAATCCTTTAATACTTGGGTTTGGGCATTTGATGATTTAGGAACCTATCCCACTAATGCCAGATTGTAGTAATCTATTTTTTGGCAAGAGGTTGGATGTATTAGTGATGGCTGGACGTTTTGAGGGATTGAGCGACCTAGAATGGAAGCTATTTGAGGATATATTTCCTAAGCAGGCATCCAAACGTGGTAAAGGAATGCCTCATGCACCGTATCGCTATGTATTAAATAGTCTGTTATACATTCTGATAACTGGATGTCGATGGTGTGACCTTCCACGAGGGGATATATGGGCATCGAAAAGCTCATCCCATCGATGGTTAAAGCGATGGCGTTCTGATGGGACATTTGAATATATACAAGGACGTGTATTAGCGATCGCTAATGAGAAGGGGCTTATAAACTGGGACTTTGGGGCTGTTGACGGCTCTTTTTCCCCCGCTCAATGGGAGGAGGTGAAGAAGTTGCGTATGGAGGGAAAGGGAAAGGTGTTCTTATCCATACACTTACCGAAGGTGGTGGAATGCCCTTGGCTAATTGCACTACCCCAGCCAATGGCAACGAGAGAGAACAAGTAATACCTCTACTCGATAAAGTTAAACTTAAAACATTAAAACGTGGCAGACCACGTAAGCGAATCAAAGTACTAGCTGCTGATAAAGGTTACGACTCGAAACAAAAACGCGCTGACCTGCGGAAACGAGGTATTCGTCCTCAAATCCCGAAACGAGTTTGGAAAACCAAGAAAAATAGAGGAAGACCAATCAAAATCTCTGTTCCTAGATTTCAGCAAGAACGGTGTTTTGCTTGGTATCAGCGCAAATACCGCCGTCTCGTTGTTAGATGGGAACGTCAAAAAGTTTACTTCGATGCATTCATTGACCTTGCTACAATCCACATCTGGATTAACAAAATATTATTAGTGGGATAGGTTCAGGCTATTTTTTCATCAAGATCCTTATCTACGAGGAGTTTCAGAAAATACGTGCCTTTGCCTTGCGATCGCAAAGTCTTTGCAAGTCAAAAGCTCGTCGCTTGAATCATTTTATAACCATGATGAAAATTATCTACAATTATAACTATATAGTAATATAGGTTATATATGAAATTGAATCCTTATGTCAAAGACCCTTTCTCCAAAAAATACTTCAGAAATCCTTGCTCCCGTTGCAGAGTATTTTAAGGTACTCTCTGAAACCAGTCGCTTACAGATTTTGAGTTGTCTCAGAACCGGGCCGATGAACGTTACCGAAATGGGTGAAGCTACGGGTTTAGGACAAGCGAATCTCTCAAAACACTTAAAAGTGTTGACCCAAGCAGGTTTGGTGTCCCGTCAGCAAAAGGGAGTTAGCGTCTACTATGGGATCAGTGACCCTGTAATTTTTGAATTATGTGAATTAGTTTGCGATCGCATTGGTAACCAAATACAAAAACGGACTAAAGAATTTGAACAGATCAAAGCCTTTAGCACCCTCTCAAAATAACTATTTCCTCAGTCAAGCTGAGGAAATGGTTAATTAGTGAAGGCTTGGGTGTGGGAGTGCTGACTGGGTTGGTTGGTGTTGGTGGTGGGTTTGTGATCGTGCCAGCTTTGGTACTGTTGGGAAATGTACCAATGAAACAGGCGATCGGCACATCGTTGCTGATCATTGCGTTTAATTCATTTGCAGGCTTTTTGGGCTACTTGGGACATATATCTTTAAATTGGAACCTCATATTGTCTTTTATTGTCGCAGCCAGTGCAGGTACAATTCCCCGTGCATATTTGGCTCAATTTATTCCAGCTAATAGACTTCAGAAAAGTTTTGGTTATTTTTTGCTTGCGATCGCGGCTTTGGTTTTGATGCAGAATCGTCAGCAACCGCGATCGCCCAGATAGAAAATCATCGCAACGCCCGACTAATCACAAAAATAACTCCTCTAACGCTGAAACTCAACCCAAGTAAAATCTGCCGAGGCTTATCTTTTTTATAACTATTTAGTTATACAATTTAGGTGTGTGGTGCTTCTCCACTATGCTGCCACAGAAAAATACTTAGTGTTTAGTGTTTTAGTAGTTTTTTACCATATAACCCTTTGCGCTTCCCGTAAAGTAGACACTAAAACACTAAGAAGACATTTTATCTGCTGGTAACTTTTAAAACTCCATAGTTAAGAAATTAAAAATCAAATATGACAACACTTCCACCGCTACTTATTGGTAAACATATTGCCCGCTACCCAATTATTCAAGGGGGAATGGGAATCAGAATTTCTGGCGCGAATCTGGCTGGTGCTGTGGCTAATGCAGGTGGCATTGGTATTGTATCCGCCGTGGGATTAGGACTCAATTCTCCTTATTTTGCGATTAAACAGCGAAAACATCAGCTATTTGAAGCAAATCGCTTGGCGTTAATTGATGAACTCCAGAAAGCTCGTCAAATCAGTCCAAATGGGGTGATTGGGATTAATTCGATGGTGGTAGCGCGAGATAATGAAACTCTGGTACGTACAGCCGTGGAACATGGTGTGAATTTAGTAATTTCTGGTGCTGGCTTACCATTGCATCTACCTGAATATACAGAGAGCTATCCAGATGTGGCACTAGTACCGATTGTTTCTAGTACCCGCGCTGCTAAGGTGATTTGCCGGAAGTGGGAACGTAATTATGGACGTTTACCTGATGCCTTTGTGGTGGAGAACCCAAATACAGCAGGGGGTCATTTAGGTGCAAAATACCAAGAGTTAGGAAATGTTGCCTTAAATGCGGAGCAAGTAATTCCAGAATTGGTGGAATATCTGCGTTCGGAAGTGGGTACAGATATTCCTGTGATTGCAGCAGGTGGAGTTTGGAACCGTGCTGATATCGATCGGATGTTGGCTTTAGGTGCAAAAGGGGTACAAATGGGGACTCGCTTTATTACCACCGATGAATGTGATGCAGATATTAATTATAAAGAGTTTCATCTTCATGCCAGTCCCGAAGATGTGGTAATTGTCCCTTCTCCTGTGGGAATGCCGGGAAGGGCATTAAAAAATAGTTTTGTGAAAAAAGCGATCGCGAATTCTCCAGATTTAGAAAAGCGCTGTATCGCTAACTGCTTAGAGGTTTGCCAATGCCGAGATCATCAAGAAACCTATTGTATTATTCAGGCATTAGATAAAGCTGCTCGTGGTGATGTGGAAAACGGTTTAATTTTTGCGGGTAGTAATGCTGGACGTGCCGAATGCATGATGTCTGTTGCAGAATTAATTGGGGAACTTGTCAGCTAATTAAGGTTGAGTATGCGAACTAAGGTGTACCGTCAAGCTGTGATGGGATTGAAACCGATAAGAAATTTAAACCCTTTCCCCCCGCCCCTTATCCCCAGAGGGGACCCCACCTTCCCCCTTACCCTTTACCCCGCCAAGTTCACTTGGCGAACTACTAGCAACATCTTTACCGAAGCTGCCAAACCTGAACCCAATGTTGGGCAATACAACCTTCAGCCGACGCTACCAGAGGGTGTTCACCACACAACTGTAATTTATTTATTGGCTAAAACAAATTGGTGAAAAATTGCCAGACGCACCACCAACCGAGGAGATTCCCGAAGTGGGAGAACTGGATGAACTAGATTTAAAGTATAGAGAAATACTCGTGATTAACTGATTCATCCCGCATTTATGCAACGCCAGCTAAATTAGTGTGGCAGCAACTTGATAATTTTATGTCTGTCTAATTTTTTACCCTTCTGTGGGTTCGCAAGCAGTCTCAAGAGCAGTTTACATATCTGCAATATCTGCGAAATACACCTGCGAAATGCGTAGGTGTATTTCACTGAACTGGAGGAATCGGTGCAGAGGTTTTTGGAGTCGTTGGGGAGGCTGTATCAGGCTTATTTGACTACTCTGGAAGAAAAAGTGTTGAGTATTTTGGAGTCGAAAATTAAAGTTTAATTATCAATCTCTTATTTACTCAAACTTATTTTCGATGGGAGCAAATAGCAAGTAATTATTCTCAAAATGAGAATTGGTGTATAGTTTGAGTTATGCCAGATTATCCTCTCAAGAGTTGCTTTATGATTGCTCTACCTGGTATTGCCATCCAAGACAAAATATACGAAAGTTCCAATTCTCTAGTTTATCGGGGCATCAGAGACGATGGAGTAGGGATCGTCGTAAAAATGCTAAAGCTTGATTATCCCTCACCTCAAGAACTAACTCGCTACAGACAGGAATATAAAATTACCCGCTCCCTAAAATTAGAAGGAGTTATCAAAGCATACAGCCAGCAGGACTATCAACGCACTCTGGTAATTCTCTTAGAAGATTTTGGGG
This Nostoc sp. C052 DNA region includes the following protein-coding sequences:
- a CDS encoding L,D-transpeptidase codes for the protein MQTWIRSGGIRSSGTFFTGVALIMVTLFSWSSPLTGTPNSTTATATSVDQNSTNNINRWIEIDLSEQRLRAWEGNKLVHSYRISGGKRSTPTPIGRFRINSKYRTHRMRGRDYNIPDVPYTMYFYRGYAIHGAYWHKRFGTPVSHGCVNLPVKQARDLYNWSSYGTLVVVHK
- a CDS encoding L,D-transpeptidase, whose product is MKRLIYSDWVRRLQILLTGTALSLSVFTTTGTSEVWANSKDQVIAQTIQTLQQSDQRWIQINLSKQRLIAWEGDKVVYGSAISSGKKATPTLVGTFKIQSKFKTTRMQGENYDVPNVPYAMFYQGNYAIHGAYWHKRFGTPVSHGCVNIAPKHAKWLFQWASVGTPIVIQK
- a CDS encoding transposase, producing MPDCSNLFFGKRLDVLVMAGRFEGLSDLEWKLFEDIFPKQASKRGKGMPHAPYRYVLNSLLYILITGCRWCDLPRGDIWASKSSSHRWLKRWRSDGTFEYIQGRVLAIANEKGLINWDFGAVDGSFSPAQWEEVKKLRMEGKGKVFLSIHLPKVVECPWLIALPQPMATRENK
- a CDS encoding nitronate monooxygenase family protein, translating into MTTLPPLLIGKHIARYPIIQGGMGIRISGANLAGAVANAGGIGIVSAVGLGLNSPYFAIKQRKHQLFEANRLALIDELQKARQISPNGVIGINSMVVARDNETLVRTAVEHGVNLVISGAGLPLHLPEYTESYPDVALVPIVSSTRAAKVICRKWERNYGRLPDAFVVENPNTAGGHLGAKYQELGNVALNAEQVIPELVEYLRSEVGTDIPVIAAGGVWNRADIDRMLALGAKGVQMGTRFITTDECDADINYKEFHLHASPEDVVIVPSPVGMPGRALKNSFVKKAIANSPDLEKRCIANCLEVCQCRDHQETYCIIQALDKAARGDVENGLIFAGSNAGRAECMMSVAELIGELVS
- a CDS encoding transposase, with translation MPLANCTTPANGNEREQVIPLLDKVKLKTLKRGRPRKRIKVLAADKGYDSKQKRADLRKRGIRPQIPKRVWKTKKNRGRPIKISVPRFQQERCFAWYQRKYRRLVVRWERQKVYFDAFIDLATIHIWINKILLVG
- a CDS encoding metallophosphoesterase; this encodes MHWLLSGPLSTEKLTVNIAGLPASLQGKKVVQLSDFHYDGLRLSEDMLEKAIAVTNEAEPDLILLTGDYVTDDPTPIHKLILRLKHLQSRNGIYAILGNHDIYHKQAQAEVTKALTSIGIHVLWNEIAYPLGKELPLVGLADSWSREFHPAPVMNQLNPDTPCIVLSHNPDTAEILQAWRVDLQLSGHTHGGQIVIPGIGPAALLYEKLAKKIPRKIRRLMPFLEVNVSVVDHWEWAQGFHRVGKNQLYVNRGLGTYLPGRLFCRPEVTIITLQGESVIQNST
- a CDS encoding helix-turn-helix transcriptional regulator, encoding MSKTLSPKNTSEILAPVAEYFKVLSETSRLQILSCLRTGPMNVTEMGEATGLGQANLSKHLKVLTQAGLVSRQQKGVSVYYGISDPVIFELCELVCDRIGNQIQKRTKEFEQIKAFSTLSK
- a CDS encoding AAA family ATPase gives rise to the protein MSSLLEPQFIQDFTHFEQHVAKLIHKADWTVETAKTNQPGYDLVVKKGNLIGAVQVKWLKGNVTTPQLLKFADFLDSEEGKKFNFGWFITTKGFSGPALALMRTWGKDTKIRCGIAHENKLVGIDGDSVIGGRDNPEPHEETKPKKVYFGVFTCKGGVGKTTVAGHLAGALALQGFNVALVDLDPEQNLQKLVGDGVFVPNPKGVGTTIQVFDGNDWDEDAARDCQIIICDCSPALERNPPELVKRLDYCIIPTTFNPLGISKHGKVIQSTVREIREINNEAHLFVLVNNFKDPGIKRLRLLQEVYSNAYKEISKRDNKFHCIDPEEVCIRASDLLYYWGIHILENPENPASRLAFDLVGGRCYPREDFINLADYIERKAGIGVLRAN
- a CDS encoding bifunctional 4-hydroxy-2-oxoglutarate aldolase/2-dehydro-3-deoxy-phosphogluconate aldolase yields the protein MPNQIWLSQLQKHRAIAVIRAPKIEVGEQMAMAVASGGMQLIEVTWNSDRAGELISQLRLELPACIIGTGTLFNVQQLQDAIASGAQFLFTPHIDPAMIQAAQEKNVPIIPGALTPTEIVTAWSQGASCVKVFPVQAVGGADYIKSLQGPLGQIPLIPTGGVTLENAKEFLQAGAIAVGLSGELFPKKLVMEGNWQAIATQAKNLMRQLG
- a CDS encoding GlsB/YeaQ/YmgE family stress response membrane protein, coding for MNILAWIVLGLIAGAIAKAIYPGHQGGGILGTILLGIIGAFVGGSLGIFFSTGTLALAAPTFSIPGVAVAVLGAIVAVFLWNLLTNRSAV